From a single Streptomyces sp. 1331.2 genomic region:
- a CDS encoding helix-turn-helix domain-containing protein, which produces MGRAAEILGTTPGFLRSLDEAKLIAPQRSAGGHRRYSRYQLRIAARAREIVDQGTPLDAACRIIILEDQLEEALRINAELRRDHPR; this is translated from the coding sequence ATGGGCCGGGCCGCAGAGATCCTGGGCACCACGCCGGGCTTCCTCCGCAGCCTCGACGAGGCCAAACTCATCGCCCCGCAGCGCTCCGCCGGCGGTCACCGCCGCTACTCCCGCTACCAGTTGCGCATCGCCGCCCGCGCCCGCGAGATCGTCGACCAGGGCACCCCCCTCGACGCGGCGTGCCGCATCATCATCCTCGAAGACCAGCTCGAAGAGGCCCTGCGCATCAACGCCGAACTCCGGCGCGACCACCCCAGGTAG
- the mca gene encoding mycothiol conjugate amidase Mca — MTEQLRLMAVHAHPDDESSKGAATMAMYVEQGVDVLVATCTGGERGSVLNPKLQGDPYIEENIHEVRRKEMDEARAILGVKQAWLGFVDSGLPEGDPLPPLPEGCFALQDVKEAAEPLVRLIREFKPQVITTYDENGGYPHPDHIMTHKITMLAFDAAGDPDAYPEAGEPWQPLKVYYNHGFPMGRIRALHQYLTEHGHESPYGEWIEGWEKSGRKEREITTRVRCDDWFETRDRALIAHATQIDPDGPWFRVPLEVQREVWPTEDYELARTLVDVDLPEDDLFAGLRTPTVAAEAADTRD; from the coding sequence TTGACTGAGCAGTTGCGACTGATGGCGGTGCACGCCCACCCGGACGACGAGTCCAGCAAGGGCGCGGCCACCATGGCCATGTACGTCGAACAGGGTGTGGACGTGCTGGTGGCCACCTGCACGGGGGGCGAGCGCGGGTCGGTCCTCAACCCCAAGCTCCAGGGGGACCCGTACATCGAGGAGAACATCCACGAGGTCCGGCGCAAGGAGATGGACGAGGCGCGCGCCATCCTCGGCGTCAAGCAGGCCTGGCTGGGCTTCGTGGACTCCGGGCTGCCCGAGGGTGACCCGCTGCCCCCGCTGCCGGAGGGCTGCTTCGCCCTGCAGGACGTGAAGGAGGCGGCCGAGCCGCTGGTCCGGCTGATCCGCGAGTTCAAGCCGCAGGTCATCACGACCTACGACGAGAACGGCGGCTACCCGCACCCGGACCACATCATGACCCACAAGATCACCATGCTGGCCTTCGACGCCGCGGGCGACCCGGACGCCTACCCCGAGGCCGGCGAGCCCTGGCAGCCGCTCAAGGTCTACTACAACCACGGCTTCCCGATGGGCCGCATCCGCGCCCTGCACCAGTACCTCACCGAGCACGGCCACGAGTCGCCGTACGGCGAGTGGATCGAGGGCTGGGAGAAGAGCGGCCGCAAGGAGCGGGAGATCACCACTCGGGTCCGCTGCGACGACTGGTTCGAGACCCGCGACCGCGCGCTGATCGCCCACGCCACCCAGATCGACCCGGACGGCCCGTGGTTCCGCGTCCCGCTGGAGGTCCAGCGCGAGGTGTGGCCCACCGAGGACTACGAGCTCGCCCGTACCCTGGTCGACGTGGACCTGCCGGAGGACGACCTGTTCGCCGGCCTGCGCACCCCCACCGTGGCGGCCGAGGCCGCCGACACGCGCGACTGA
- a CDS encoding DUF4307 domain-containing protein, translating into MTAETTATPLPEGRYGRGGDRDSDRRLKVVGAVCGVLGLGLIAWLGTSYLLRETKINGSVPTFQVLSDSEVQLHLTVRKGDGQAGTCTVRSQGDDHAVVGVADFPVPAAGDSYDAVVTLRTTARGTTAELLGCTPAK; encoded by the coding sequence ATGACTGCAGAGACCACCGCCACCCCGCTTCCCGAGGGGCGCTACGGCCGCGGCGGCGACCGCGACTCGGACCGCCGCCTGAAGGTGGTCGGCGCGGTCTGCGGCGTGCTGGGCCTGGGCCTGATCGCCTGGCTGGGCACCTCGTACCTGCTGCGCGAGACGAAGATCAACGGCTCGGTGCCGACCTTCCAGGTGCTCTCCGACTCCGAGGTCCAGCTGCACCTCACCGTGCGCAAGGGGGACGGGCAGGCGGGCACCTGTACGGTCCGTTCGCAGGGCGACGACCACGCGGTGGTCGGGGTGGCCGACTTCCCCGTCCCGGCGGCGGGCGACAGCTACGACGCCGTGGTCACCCTGCGCACCACGGCCCGCGGTACCACCGCCGAACTGCTGGGCTGCACGCCCGCGAAGTAG
- the greA gene encoding transcription elongation factor GreA — MTQTSENVTWLTQAGYDQLKAELDHLTGPWRIEIAQKIEAAREEGDLKENAGYHAAKEEQGKYELRIRQLTQLLERAKVGEAPADSGMVAPGMVVTVAFDGDEDDLMEFLLASREVAGADDLDVYSPQSPLGRAIDGKRIGDEATYDLPNGKPAMVKIVKVVPHAG; from the coding sequence GTGACCCAGACCAGTGAGAACGTGACCTGGCTCACTCAGGCCGGCTACGACCAGCTCAAGGCCGAGCTGGATCACCTGACCGGGCCCTGGCGCATCGAGATCGCCCAGAAGATCGAGGCGGCGCGCGAGGAGGGCGACCTCAAGGAGAACGCCGGTTACCACGCGGCGAAGGAGGAGCAGGGCAAGTACGAGCTGCGCATCCGCCAGCTGACCCAGCTGCTGGAGCGCGCCAAGGTCGGCGAGGCCCCGGCCGACTCGGGCATGGTGGCCCCGGGCATGGTCGTCACGGTCGCCTTCGACGGCGACGAGGACGACCTGATGGAGTTCCTGCTGGCCTCCCGCGAGGTCGCGGGCGCCGACGACCTGGACGTCTACTCGCCGCAGTCGCCGCTGGGTCGCGCGATCGACGGCAAGCGGATCGGCGACGAGGCCACCTACGACCTGCCGAACGGCAAGCCGGCCATGGTGAAGATCGTCAAGGTCGTGCCGCACGCCGGCTGA